The sequence GAGGGGTCGCCCTCAATAATGATGTCGCTTTCTTTCCATTTATCCTTCCATGCTTCCGACTGCTCGGTCAGCAGGGCTACAAAACCAGCTTCTCTGGCAGACTGGAGAGCATTTTGGGCCGCATCCACAAGCTGACCCAGCCCGTAATTGCGGGAAGTTACGCTTGCGGCGTATTTATAGATGACGACCTGCTCGCCTTCCTTGACAGGAACCTGAACGATGTTTCCCACATATTTTTCGTGAAGTACCGGCTCGGCCTCAGCTTCCAGTTGCTTACCGGATACGGCGATATCATAGGCCATGGCGGTAGTCACATGGAAATCTAGCTTTTTCGTCTTCAGCGTCAGATAGCCGCCCCCGGGGAAGTAGTTCTTCTCGACCTCGTTCCAGAACTTCTCGTCATAGTTGGAATCCTTGTTCTTGATATCTCCGTCCAGATAAGGGGCCACGGTAATCGTTCCCGAGAAATTCAGCGGTGTAACGGAATAGCGGATCGCGCCGATCTCCCGCCGGGTCATGCTGACAAAGCGGATGCTCTCCACTTTAACCTCTTTGCCGTCCTCAAGGGCGGCGGTGAAGCTGCGTGACAGCGTGCCTTCCTTCATGTTCAGCACCCGCCGGAATTCCGATACGGTTGAAGCGGCCAGATCCAGCGGTGCTCCGTCAATTTCGATATCGATGCCGATCCAGTTGGTGCTGTTCAATACTTTGGCAAAATATTCAGGGTAGCCGTTCTTCCACCATCCAACCCGGGTCTTGTCGGGATAGTATACGCCGGCCATATAGCTGCCTTGCAGGCTGGGACCACTGTACTTTTCCTCAAAATTCGCGCGTTCGCCCATGTAGCCGTTGCCTAAACTGAATACGCTTTCGGAAATCTCTTGCGTCTGCGGATCGAAGGATTCCTCAATGATTGACCATTCATCAATCTTCAAGTATTGTTTCATGCTTATCGGCTCCTTTTATCTAAATTATTAGGCAAAAGCTTCTTTTAGCCGCGCAACGCTCATCTCCATCAGGGAAGGAACGACAAGGGCTGCTGCACCGAGCGTCTCCGGCGACCCGATGCCTACACTCGCCATGCCAGCGCGGCTGGCCGCCTCGATCCCGGCTTCGGCGTCTTCAAAGACGACACAGTTCACCGGGGGGATGCCGAGCGCTTCGGCTCCAAGCAGAAATACTTCCGGATCGGGCTTGGCGGCGGATGTCTTGGTTCCGTCAATAATCGCATCGAAATATGGTGTGAGTCCGGTGTTATTCAGAATGGTCATCGCGTTCTTGCTTGCGGAGCCCACCGCGATTTTAATACCCTGGTTTCGGCAGTCCTCCAGAAAAGCCAGAGCCCCTGGCAGAATCTCCGAGCTGTTCATCGCCGAGATATATTCCACGTAACGGTTGTTTTTACTCTCGGCCAGCTTGGCTTTTTCGGCATCGTCCAGATTCAGTCCGCCGATCTCCAGCAGAATATTCAGCGATACGGCGCGGCTGACGCCTTTCAGGCGTTCGTTATCCTTCTCTGTAAATTCAAATCCGAGACGATCCGCAAGCTCCTTCCAGGCGATGTAATGATACTTGGCG is a genomic window of Paenibacillus durus ATCC 35681 containing:
- the pgmB gene encoding beta-phosphoglucomutase: MTEIKACLFDLDGVLVDTAKYHYIAWKELADRLGFEFTEKDNERLKGVSRAVSLNILLEIGGLNLDDAEKAKLAESKNNRYVEYISAMNSSEILPGALAFLEDCRNQGIKIAVGSASKNAMTILNNTGLTPYFDAIIDGTKTSAAKPDPEVFLLGAEALGIPPVNCVVFEDAEAGIEAASRAGMASVGIGSPETLGAAALVVPSLMEMSVARLKEAFA